Within the Nocardioides aurantiacus genome, the region CCCCCAGCCCTCGTTGAACAGCGTCCAGACCACCACCGACGGGCTGCCGTCCAGCAGGTCGACGGTCTCGTGCAGCTCGCGGGTCAGCTCGGCCCGGCCGTCGGCGTCCTGCCGGCCGAAGAGCGCGTGCAGCCGGTCGGGGACCGGCAGCGGCAGACGGGCCGGCCGGGTGGTGGTGAGCGCGCGGTAGCGGCCGCCCCCGTTGACGACGTCCTGCCACACCAGCATCCCGAGGCGGTCGCAGTGGGCGTACCACCGCAGCGGCTCGACCTTGGCGTGCTTGCGCAGCACCGTGAACCCGAGGTCCTTCATGGTGGTGATGTCGTGCACCATCGCCGCGTCGCTCGGCGCGGTCAGCAGCCCGTCGGGCCAGTAGCCCTGGTCGAGCACGCCGACGTGGGGGTAGGGCCGACCGTTGAGGAGCAGCCGCGGGTGCCCGTGGGTGTCACGGCCGGTGCCGAGCGTGCGCAGGGCGGTGTAGGAGGTGACGTGGTCCTCCCCGTGGGTCACCGTCACGTCGTACAGGTGGGGGTGCTCGGGCGACCACGGGCGTACGACGCGCAGCGGCAGCCGGGCCGTCGCGCCCGACCCGACCTGGGCGCGGGCCACCTCGCCGTCCTCCGTGGTGCTCACCACCACGGTGGCGGTGCCGTCGCCGACCAGGTCGAGGTGCACCTCGAGGGCGGCCGTGGCGAGGTCGGGGGAGAGCCGCGGGGTCAGTCGCAGGTCGGCGACGTGGCGCGCCGGCAGCCACTCCAGCCAGACGGTCTGCCAGATGCCCGACTGGGCGGTGTACCAGATCTCGCCGCGGTCCAGCCGCTGCTTGCCCCGGGCGTGGGGAGCGGTCTCGGAGCGGTCGCGGACCCGCACCACCAGCTCGTGCGCGCTGCCGGGTGACCCGAGGGCGTCGGTGACGTCGAGGGTGAAGGGCAGGTAGCCGCCGGTGTGGCCGCCGACCTCGACGCCGTCGACCCGCACGCTCGCCTGCTGGTCGACCGCGCCGAGGTGCAGCAGCACCCGGCCGCCCGGCTCGACGTCGGGCGTGGTCAGGGTGCGGCGGTACCAGAGCCACTCGTCGGGCCGGAGCTGCCGCCCGACCCCGGACAGCGGCGCCTCCGGCGAGAACGGCACCACGACGGGGCCGTCGTACGCCGTCGGCGGGGTGGGGTCGGCGGTGAACGCGTGCTCCCAGACGCCGTTCAGGCTGCACCAGGTCGCGCGGTGTCGCTGCGGGCGCGGGTGCTCGGGGAGCGGAGCCTCGGGGTCCACCGCGCGGCCCCACCGTGTCATCACGGCAGGAGCCTGGCAGTCCCCGAGGCGCTCAGGGCCGCGTCAGTCCTTCTTCTCGACGTCCTTGCGCACGTCGACGAGGAGCGCGGCGAGCTGCTTGCTGTCGTAGCCCGGCACGGTGGGGACCAGCTCGCCCATGGTGTCGTTGGTCGCCCAGGCGCAGATCGCGATCTTCTGGCCGGTGCCCTGGTAGGCGCACACGGCCTGGCCGCCGCCGTCGCCGGGGGAGACCTTCTCGGTCTTGAAGCCGTTGGTCTCGGCCTGCTTGCGGAAGGAGGAGACGAACGTGGCCGGGTTCTGCTGGCCGTCGATCTTGGCGCCGAGGAAGACGAGCGCACCCTCGGGGCCGCGCTTGGAGTCGTCCTGGTCGTAGACGCCCGAGCGGACGTAGCTGACGCGCTTGGCCTGGGTCTTGAACTGCTGCTCCGCGGCGTCGAGCTGGGTCTTGAGCTCGGTCTCCTTGGCGGAGTCGCGGTCCATCCCGCCGGCGGTCTTGGTGATCGTCAGGGTGTGCTTGTCGGGACCGGTGAGGGCCACGACCGCCACGACCGCGGCGCCGGCGACCAGCGCCAGGACGACCACGGCGGCGATGATGCCGATGACGAGCTTCTTCTTCGACTTCTTCTCCGGCGGGGGCGGCGGGGGCGATCCGCCCGGCGTGCCGTAGCCCTCGGTGGGGGGCGGGGGCGTCGTCCCGCCGGTGCCGCCCGGGGTCGCGCCCGAGGTGGGGGTCCCGTCGTGGGGCGGCTGTGCGGGCGGCGGGAACTGGTCACTCATGCGAGCCAGTGTGCCCCAGGGTCCTCAAACCCGACCAATCGGCCGCAGCGGGCGAGAGCCGGGTCACGGAGCGGGCGGCGCCGGGAACGCTACGGAGACCGTGGCAGGTGCCACGGTCTCCGTAGTCGACGTCGGTGCCCTCAGAAGGCGCCGCAGTTGGAGAGGGCAGGGATCCCCCGGAAGCGGGCCTCGAGGAAGGCGAACGACTCCGGGTAGGACGCCGCCGCGCCGGCGACGTGGGTGATCGCGGCGTTGGGCGCGAAGCGCACCTTCGCGCCGAGGGCACACCACCGCCGGGCGACGTCGCGACCGACCTTGAACGGGATGACGTCGTCGCCCAGGCTCTGCGTGACCAGGGTCGGGACGGCCGGCTTGCGGCCGTCGGCGATCTTCTGCTCCGCGACGACCGTGTCGAACGGCGGCTCGTCGAGGTAGGCCGTGAGCGGGCGGCCGTCCTCGGTCAGGGTCGTCGACCG harbors:
- a CDS encoding glycoside hydrolase family 2 protein; its protein translation is MTRWGRAVDPEAPLPEHPRPQRHRATWCSLNGVWEHAFTADPTPPTAYDGPVVVPFSPEAPLSGVGRQLRPDEWLWYRRTLTTPDVEPGGRVLLHLGAVDQQASVRVDGVEVGGHTGGYLPFTLDVTDALGSPGSAHELVVRVRDRSETAPHARGKQRLDRGEIWYTAQSGIWQTVWLEWLPARHVADLRLTPRLSPDLATAALEVHLDLVGDGTATVVVSTTEDGEVARAQVGSGATARLPLRVVRPWSPEHPHLYDVTVTHGEDHVTSYTALRTLGTGRDTHGHPRLLLNGRPYPHVGVLDQGYWPDGLLTAPSDAAMVHDITTMKDLGFTVLRKHAKVEPLRWYAHCDRLGMLVWQDVVNGGGRYRALTTTRPARLPLPVPDRLHALFGRQDADGRAELTRELHETVDLLDGSPSVVVWTLFNEGWGQFDANAHARAVRRQDPTRPVNHVSGWVDQGGGDVRSFHAYLAPFTMPRLHRPRRWRRVVALTEYGGHSLRVDGHDWSDREFGYRHHADAAALTAAFEQLHEGLVGAARDGLAATVWTQLSDVEDELNGLLTYDREVLKPDADVVRAVTARLRAAMTDSAGR